One window of the Chitinimonas sp. BJYL2 genome contains the following:
- a CDS encoding DNA-binding transcriptional regulator — protein MKLFDKLFNPREVRRKLGLNQQEFWTKIGVTQSGGSRYESGRNMPKPVRELLRLVHVEQIDLTRVRREDFDIIDYLKDNHPDLYKSLQKAVRARQEAGKSGGESSESE, from the coding sequence ATGAAACTGTTCGACAAACTGTTCAATCCGCGTGAAGTACGCCGCAAGCTCGGTCTGAACCAGCAGGAGTTCTGGACCAAGATCGGCGTGACACAAAGCGGCGGATCGCGCTACGAGAGTGGCCGCAACATGCCCAAGCCGGTCCGCGAGCTATTGCGTCTGGTGCATGTCGAGCAGATTGATCTGACCCGTGTGCGTCGTGAGGATTTCGACATCATCGATTACCTCAAGGACAACCACCCCGATCTCTACAAAAGCCTGCAAAAGGCGGTTCGTGCCCGGCAGGAAGCCGGCAAGTCCGGCGGCGAATCCAGCGAGTCCGAATAA